In Drosophila busckii strain San Diego stock center, stock number 13000-0081.31 chromosome 3R, ASM1175060v1, whole genome shotgun sequence, the sequence GCGCAAGGCTCTCAGAGGAGAGTGAGCGACAGCAATAGTTTGAGATATGCTTGTTATCGGCCCAAGTGTTGGTGAGGGCAGCGCTGCTCGTGGCTTTCGATTGTatgcgctcgatcgctctgcgctgctgcgactgaacgagAGCGATGCACTATATGAAAATAAGACCAAAATTAATAACTCTCAAGATCTGCAGCGAGCCTCCTCATGTTCCGTTGCATGACAGTGTTGTCTGACTTACTGGCTTCAAGCTACTAGTTAGGTTTACTATACATAGTTTGAGAATTTAGCCAATCTACATGATTGCGATggaaatgcttaaaattccACATTGTGCCTAAGCGATGGGATGGGTGGACTTTGTTTTCGGCTGCACtgacttatttattttgttatttattcattttcttttgctgtttgttacaaagttacttaaaaaaaataaatttttttctaaatgGCCATGGCATATGATGTGAATTTCCAAAGACCATCCCAATAGGAGGTACAGCCAAGCCAGTTTGAACTCCAGTGagctatttaaatagttttaagttaattttatataaacacttAATACTGTAGAACGCACAtcatttgattgattgacttGACCGCTtgtcaataataaaaagctaCTAAATAGCCCCAATAGCAAGTAAAAGCGCCACATTGTGAATTTACAAAGAGTCAACCGCTCAGCTTAAGTGCAACAACGCGAATGGATGCAACATGACTGAAgataacaattgttattgcgtcgaagttaattattttacactgcaagatttttattaattaaagtatttttataaacaatttaaaatatattttttttatttttaaatatttattatgaattttttaaataaagcctAAACagtataatttatacaactgTATAATTTGCTATCTTCATACAACTTCCTGTTGTCTCGTTGCTAAtattggcattaaatattgtatttatatctatttaaataaaaacatgaaTTGTTGGTTTAtagaataattttatatgaatatgTCTAAAAAGAataattctttattattattattaattatacataCGCACCTTTTTTAACATGATAtctatatactttatatataaaaattttaaaaatgcaagtCTTTTTAAAAATCTTCACACTTTTCAGTAAAAAATGTTAGCCGCCTGTGCAATCGACAAAGTGAATAAATTACatcagaattttttttttgtgttcatcaaattttaaaattctcaATCTTCTTGATCGTGATAACGATAACAACTGCGCTCAAGATTACGAGAttgaattgttattaaattgtgCTGAACTGTACAAATGCAAAAGATTAATTCGTTGTCAGTTGTTCGGACTGACTCAAGTAAAAATGatgattaaaattgaaaacttttgctaccGAAGACATATATATAGgtattgtaaaattaattaatttttgcttttattaaatacaaaatgtaaattaaagaACATTTTTTCGATTTAGGCTCAAAAGAACTaagacaaaattaaaaaataaataattttcaaaattctaatttaaaaactatgtTTAAGAAACATTTtctatgcattaaattttgtgcttaGAGCATTCAGGCAAAATGTGATAATATCTAATTTATAAAGAAGACAAATAgataatttttgcaattgaattttaatacaaagtCTTATAGTTTAGGAGCGTTGCTGATCAAATAGTTATGTGTATTTTTGATTGATTAGACAGACTAAGTCTAGCTGCCTACTATTTGTTCAACTGATTAAGTTTGTGAATAGAGAGTCTTATGCCAACGTTTAAGTCCAACTGAATTTGTGAATTATTTTGAAGAAATTTCAAACCCTTTTTCAATGCCAAATATCATGTTTGCCAAttcacacacatgtatgtatacatatataaatatatggtggcatataaaatttgtatgcataatcTATGTAGTTCAAGGTTAGCGTCAAAATCGCCAAAGCTTCATAATGAGTTGGGCACACAGAGCGCCGCccgataacaacaacaagcagacacAACAACAGTTATGAGCAGCTGATAATCAACATCATGAATATTAATGCGAGAGTCAGAGACATTTTCAacattagcattagcattaaaatcaaCATCAATGCGTCAAAGAGTCAAGTTCACTTTCACTTGAGGCTGACGcatcacacagacacatgtgtgtgtgtattggagTCCAATTTTGGTCAGTGGCACACTGGTCAGGCACCTGTGCATACAAATGGAGCACATTGTCTGTGGCTATTTTTGGCCAAGTTTCGTTGACTGATTGATGGCATCGATTTAAATTTTGggcagctttgctttgctttagcaTTGCATcattgtctctctctctctctcttgctctctcccACTCTTTGGCTCTCTTGAGCTTTTAAGTGTGGGTACGTGTTTTGGGCTGCATGCGAATGGCGAGTGAAAGCAAAGTGTGGCAATCAATGACGACATCAATTTAATACAACAACGAAACTGCAATATCAAGTTTAACCAGCTGCCTTGTCTGCTGCATTGATGTGAAAATAAGTGAAACAGCTGATGGCGCTGGATCGAtgtttagcattaaaattgagAGTTGACTGAGTTTCAAGCGTCTGCTGGCCAAGGGCGGACGtttgtacaaaataaaatcaaactttAATCTCGAGTTAGCCATAACTTAACTCCAATTGCacttgtagttttttttttctatcaACCAGCTGAGCATGCCTGGCATTTGATTAATAATACTATTTGTACTCCAAAACGCAActtgtgtgtaaatattttaatagcttatttaattagaaACATGTTTTTCAGACTTttgttaaacacacacacatacacacacacactcagttTATACCAAGTGTTAGATcattagcaaaatatttacagacATGTGTTCCCAGCCTCCCGCTCAGTTGAccaattgtttataacttcCAAAAATATACGCTGCTCTTTGTTCAGTTCTGTCGCCGTATAATGCTCTCAATCCAGCTGATATAGCTAAGCACAGACGTATAAACTCCAGGCCCGGAACCGCACTGAGTAAAGCCGTAGCTAACAATGCCGTAGGCCACCCAACGCGAATGCGTACGATCGAAATACATAAGAGGACCGCCGCTATCACCTGCGCACGTATCCTTGGCCAGTTCGCCGCCTGCGCACAGCTGCTTGGGGCCCAAGCGCACGCCATAGAGATCCAGAACTTTGCTGCAATTCTCATTCGACACATAGGGAATGCGCAGCTTCAGCTTAATGGGACTGTGTGAATTGATGAAATACTTGTTGACTGCAAAGATAAATTGTAAAGctaatgctgcaaataaatatgcagaaTCGACTTACATAGATCCGTGCGTCCCCAGCCAGAAACGGAGAACATTTGGCCCTCCACAAGTGGCGTCTGTGCAGTTttatttggcaaacaaatgggCATAATAAAGTGCGTAAAGCTCACAGGATGCTTCAGGCGTATAACAGCAAtatcattatatttataactggAGTACTCCTTATACTCCGGATGCACATGAATGTGCTCAAAGGCTATGTCCAGCGCTGCATCCGCGCAGCTCAAATAGTTTGGCTCCTCAATGCAGTCGGGTTCGGTTTTTACATTAAACTCACCCAAACGCACGTGTTTACTATTGAagaagagagagcaagagacaTTACTACAAATAATTCTAGACAGTTTAGGGCTCATTACTTACAGTCCGCGTCGCTCTCGCACGCTCTCGCCTTGAACGCAATGAGCAGCGGTGAGTACATGGCGATCATCAATCAAAGCTCCGCTGCAGCCATAATCGTCTGGGAATAGAAAAGGCAACTTCAATAaggaattaaatttttaggcCATTAAGCATTTAAGCATATTCGGTATTAAATAACTCAAGTTAAGTTGAGTTATGAAAATCCGCGATAATGCAGTTATTGATATAATTTCGGATTGGATTCGGGCTATTTATTCCTAAGCATTATAACTTAAAGTGTTGTTTATTTCAATcagaaaagaaattaaaatgtaataaaaattagcttCGAGTTCGTCTCAGATTTTACTTCCATGAATGGTCGCAGCTCTTATCCGAATCAGCTTTATTTTTCAAGAACCAAATATCTTTAAGTGCTATGCCTACAACGAATTTGGCTTAAAAGACTGCAGACTAAATTCTCATTCTCTCCCGATGGAGCAAAATTCTGCTGATAGCCTGTCCTGCAATAAAGATCAGTAGAAACTTTGTATGTTTTCACTTTCGTTTCGTAAAGCACCAAAGCCTTGAGACCTCAGTACTTCCTCCTATTGGAAGTCTTTACTTAACTTGCTTAATAGCttgaattaaacttaaatCCGTCTTTGTAGGGatttcatataaaatgtatgtcTGACTTTGTTATAGCTTTGATATGCTATATTCACTTTGAACTCACTTGAGTGATAAACCAACAATGCGAGCCAAGGATATTCATCCAGCTCAGCGATTTCGCCGCCGTAAATGCGATTTGTGACCTGCTTGCCGCACTCGTTGAGCAAATTGAAGCCGCTGCTAGGCTCAACGGTTTGAATGCGTCGCTTGAGCTTTTTGCGCTTGAAACGCGCTGTGACGTCCATGAAGCGCCGATACTCGAACTTGGAGAACTGTATGACTGGATATAGATAGTCCTGGCCATTGGCTGGACAGCAGACGAGCGCCTCGTAGGCGAGCTCTGTGCCATTTTTAGCCTCCGTCACGGTGGCCATTTCCACATCGCACTGCACTTTCTTCAGAAAGTTGACGCGCTCCGAGCTCAGATTGGTCACATTGCGCACTTGCATGTAGGCGGCGCATTGGCCCACCTGGACGCATATGCCGGGCTTTGTTTCGTTGGGTATGTCGCAGGCGCGGCGTGGtagctgctccagctgatGGCAGCTGGCGTGGATGAGCACAAGCAATGCGCTGGCTGCCCACAATGCGCCGCTGCCGTGGCTGGCAAACGTGAACATCAGCGTTGACACTCGCGCTAATTGCGACAGCAATTTGATTTCTTGGGCCGCGGCGGACGGACAACGCAGCGTATACGCAATCGACACACTACGACACGGCacggcagcaaaaaaaagcgTTGGCAATCCACTCGCGCGTACGCTCAACTgtgtattaaaattgaatttgaatgccGATCGaaacgccagcaacaaaaattgaaaacttaacAAAAACGTAAACTAAAGAAACGAAACCTCAGCTCAGCGACTCGACTCGGAAGAGTGCCGaagtgccaaaaataaaaaacgtaaacaaagccaacgaaaaaaattataaacggAGCGCTGCCCCGTTACAATTTGTCGCGCCCCCAACGCCCGCTGCGCCGCCCACTCGCCCAACGCTTGTGACACCAAAACGAGCCGCAAAACTGCACTCGACTCTATTTAAAGGGGAGCAGCGGTCAACTGGTCCGGCTatagcaacggcaacggcaactgctGAAGCTTATGCAATCAGGCCCCAGACCCAGACACCTCGACTTAGCTCAGCTgtgtagcttttgcttttggcggTTTCACTTTCATTTGCTCTCTCAGCAAAGCTCCAAGCTGTCTACTTTTAGGCTTGGCTTGAAATTCGCAGTCGAAAGCTTTCAAAGCTCGAGTTCTCAATCAATTGGCCAAATCTTTTCTATCAAAAATACTGACGCTGGTTGGCATTGGTTCAGACttttttaaaatctatttaattttattatatgcttaTAAATCGCCCACTTAATTCAAtagatttttatatgtttgccTGCTAGTTTGCGTGAAATATTTGTGTccatattattataattaattgcgaATCTATTGTGATCTCCAGAAGTAGAACAATATCATCTGAAGTGACGAATTAATGATCAACCGTCATGGTCTTGTATCAGAAAGGAAATAGTCAACCCTACCAAACAAGctttaaagctataaaaattatagataAGCGATGAAGTTTCGACtactatattaatattattcaaGTTATAAGATGTGAACTGTGAATTCGGTCAACGAACGTTTCGTAAActgtatttttattcaattccaAACAATTCAAGCAATTTCATCTCTTTGGATAAAATTTctaatttctaaaatttagTCTATAGATCAGTGAGATAAAATGAACGATTTTCTCTTACATTAAACATAAACTCAACATCAGCCATAACGCATTGGTGATATGTATCGCATATAGAAGAGAACATCCAAATGGAATATggaaaagagaagaaaaagtTTCCTAAAGTTGAGTTGCTTTTAGAATTCCTATTGTCGAGAATCtctaactaattttaatttttaatgctcaaCTGAACATGAGAGACTTTGGATATTATAATCGGGGAAAAAACATataagcacaaacaaatttccCCTACTTCGACCATAGGGTATATGTAAAGGCGCAtgtcaattgtttataaacccAACCACATGAAAAAAACCTCAAGTACGCGGCAGGTGGTAAGCGGAAGCAAAACGCTTGTGGTTTATGCTCACGCTCTTTGGGTCAATTATGAGACCGCGGCGGCAATGTCAATGGCAGGCGATTGTTCggaaaaaccaaaagcaacgCTTGTTAAATTGTCTACAGTTTTATTGGACTAAATTAACACTTAATgtaagaattaaattaataagttatggataaaattaaatttgtgtgttgGCAAGATCACATTTGGAGCTTCAGACTTGGTACATGGAATTAGGGCGCTGCTTTTAAAGCGCTTAGGGGCGTATTTGTTGCCTGATCCAAATATCATAGGCGGCGACGCTGGTGTAGACACCAGGCCAGTCCTTCAAGCCGCACTTGTAGCCAAAGGAGACAACGCCCTCGAGCACCCAAGCGTTGTCGCGAAAGCGCATGAGCGGACCACCCGAGTCGCCATCACAACTGTCCTGCGCATATTTGCCGCCAGCACAGAGCTGGGTGGGCACAATGCTAATCTTGCGCTCGGCGAATTTGCGTCGACACTGCTCTGGAGCTACAAAGCTTACGGCCAGCTTCTGTTTGATGGGACTGCGCGCGGTCTGCAGCGTGCGTCCCCAGCCGACGACCATGAACTGCTGACCCACCTGCCTGGACTCTGGTGCCACCACCGAGGGCAGGCAAATGGGTTGTATGCTATTGGAGTAGCGTATGTTGCTCAGCAGACGAATCAGTCCAATGTCATGCTGCTGATTGGGTGAAGACTCCTTATACAGCTCATGGGCACGCGCTTCGGCTATGCCCAGGCGCTGAGCTGCCGGCGCACAGGAGCCACCACCACTGGGGCAATCCACGGAGCTGCGCGTGTCGTGCTCGCCCAAACGCACCGAGGAGCTGCAAGCAGAGAGGAGAATTGAACGAAAATTAGTATTTTTGGCAGTCATTAACTCAGGAAATCAGATACACTtggttaattgaaatttggcaAAAGTGCGAACGTGCCCAGACGCCAGCCAACACCCCAAGCGGTCGACTTAATGACCCCAGCACTAAACATTGAATGATTCATGCTAACAAGCAAGtcgaatttaaaaacaaaaaacacttaGAAGCTGTCTAAAGCGCTAAGCTGGCTAATTAATATGCTggaaaaaaaacaagaagacaaagaacaaaacaaaagaccaAATAATAACAAGCGCCACTAGTAGCGCAAGtatacactgagcgaaaagtGTACGCTACTCAGCGGGAATCCCTTCGGACACCTAAGCGCTCAATTAGTAAACCTAAAACTGGCTGAGCTACCCCAAGCGCGGATGAATAAGCGACTTTCGCTTGAAGTTCGCAGAATTCTAACCTGTTTTCgcttgaatttcaattaaaagcgccGACCAATTAACAATTCATAACTCGCAATACTTACAGTGGTCCAATCTCGCGTAAAATGCGACCCACCAGGCAATGCGCAGCGGTCAGCACATAGCGCTGATTGATAAGCGTGCCAGCGCAGCTGGTGGAGAGTCCACTGC encodes:
- the LOC117134621 gene encoding serine protease 7, producing MKLFVLFLCIIFGETTKARYARCVNPNQRAGLCVQINECQTLYSVLQQSSLSPSERQFIRASGCGRGPDQRPFVCCTQDTGYTRSRRLTSNFADYYDNLGTTPAQRAFVFPSENLGDGFGFGGNGGRVDNSLSQPVAAPGDGSSLLPQPPTCGGVTIENKIYGGDDANLYEFPWTVLLEYRRLAGSGLSTSCAGTLINQRYVLTAAHCLVGRILREIGPLSSVRLGEHDTRSSVDCPSGGGSCAPAAQRLGIAEARAHELYKESSPNQQHDIGLIRLLSNIRYSNSIQPICLPSVVAPESRQVGQQFMVVGWGRTLQTARSPIKQKLAVSFVAPEQCRRKFAERKISIVPTQLCAGGKYAQDSCDGDSGGPLMRFRDNAWVLEGVVSFGYKCGLKDWPGVYTSVAAYDIWIRQQIRP
- the LOC108601568 gene encoding phenoloxidase-activating factor 1 — translated: MFTFASHGSGALWAASALLVLIHASCHQLEQLPRRACDIPNETKPGICVQVGQCAAYMQVRNVTNLSSERVNFLKKVQCDVEMATVTEAKNGTELAYEALVCCPANGQDYLYPVIQFSKFEYRRFMDVTARFKRKKLKRRIQTVEPSSGFNLLNECGKQVTNRIYGGEIAELDEYPWLALLVYHSNDYGCSGALIDDRHVLTAAHCVQGESVRERRGLKHVRLGEFNVKTEPDCIEEPNYLSCADAALDIAFEHIHVHPEYKEYSSYKYNDIAVIRLKHPVSFTHFIMPICLPNKTAQTPLVEGQMFSVSGWGRTDLFNKYFINSHSPIKLKLRIPYVSNENCSKVLDLYGVRLGPKQLCAGGELAKDTCAGDSGGPLMYFDRTHSRWVAYGIVSYGFTQCGSGPGVYTSVLSYISWIESIIRRQN